The following are from one region of the Gloeomargarita lithophora Alchichica-D10 genome:
- the cobN gene encoding cobaltochelatase subunit CobN, giving the protein MHRIPTQPGGWSPSPGDIQQTPAPIVLLTAAATDIQTLAQAVAHLPPHFPALRVCNWLNLSTPYAIDTYIDQTLSQAQIIVLRLLGGVDYWAYGVERLRELNAQRWILPGDDQEDLSLFEQSNVPLQAVQYLHKYLRYGGVDNYRHALEFIAAYGLGWPGTPAPPQAVPEWGQYAWGGQSLATAPGVGILFYRAHCLAGNTAVIDQLCQQLQARNLQPFPYYIHTLTNPQTRSAVQNFYQEHPIELLGVTTGFSVAQWRSEIPELALWQNLDVPVCQIIFSTDARETWSTGMRGLSPKDLGMQVALPEVDGRIITRAISFKASTPIHPDLETPIDHYQPDAERVDFMADLVHAWVRLRTTPIAERKIAIILANYPTDNGRIANGVGLDTPASCVQVWQALFQAGYRVPPPLENGDELIQILTRFRTNDPESQSRAFCESVSLQKYHQWLKTVPQYEAIVNRWGLPDRIAEQGLIPIYGQCWGNLLIGIQPSRGYDHDPSLNYHSPDLEPTHHYLAFYYWLRYEFQAHAVIHLGKHGTLEWLPGKSVALSCDCYPEIALGTLPNFYPFIVNDPGEGTQAKRRAQAVIIDHLTPPLTRAELYGSLLELETLVDEYYQAQALDPERLPWISQRLQRLIHTHHLEPELKLNHKSGEIPEIIPVLDTYLCELKESQIRGGLHILGTCPEGELLRDLLIAISRYPGANRLGLTQAIAQDWGWDFDPLDLSASETS; this is encoded by the coding sequence ATGCACCGCATCCCTACCCAACCCGGCGGGTGGTCGCCCAGCCCCGGCGACATCCAGCAAACCCCCGCTCCCATTGTCTTGCTCACGGCGGCGGCTACGGACATCCAAACCCTGGCGCAGGCGGTGGCGCACCTGCCCCCCCATTTCCCCGCCTTACGGGTGTGTAACTGGCTCAACCTCAGTACACCCTATGCGATAGATACCTATATTGACCAGACATTATCCCAGGCGCAAATCATTGTTTTACGCTTATTGGGCGGGGTGGATTACTGGGCTTATGGGGTGGAACGCCTGCGGGAATTAAACGCCCAGCGGTGGATTTTGCCGGGGGACGACCAGGAAGACCTCAGCCTTTTTGAACAGTCTAATGTACCTTTACAAGCAGTACAATATTTACACAAATACCTGCGTTATGGGGGCGTTGACAACTATCGTCATGCCCTGGAATTTATCGCCGCCTACGGTTTGGGCTGGCCGGGAACACCCGCACCGCCCCAAGCCGTGCCGGAGTGGGGGCAATACGCGTGGGGCGGGCAGTCGCTGGCAACGGCACCGGGGGTGGGCATTTTGTTTTACCGCGCCCATTGTTTAGCGGGCAATACGGCGGTCATTGATCAATTATGTCAGCAATTACAGGCCAGAAATCTCCAGCCTTTTCCCTACTACATTCACACCTTAACCAATCCCCAAACCCGCTCGGCGGTGCAAAATTTTTATCAAGAACACCCCATCGAATTATTGGGCGTAACCACCGGATTTTCCGTGGCACAATGGCGGTCAGAAATCCCGGAATTAGCCCTATGGCAAAATCTCGATGTACCCGTATGCCAAATTATTTTTAGTACCGATGCACGAGAAACCTGGTCAACCGGAATGCGAGGATTATCACCCAAGGATTTGGGAATGCAGGTGGCACTTCCAGAAGTGGATGGGCGGATCATTACCCGGGCGATTTCATTCAAAGCCTCCACCCCAATTCACCCTGATTTAGAAACCCCCATTGATCATTATCAACCGGACGCAGAACGGGTGGATTTTATGGCGGATTTAGTGCACGCCTGGGTGCGGTTGCGGACTACGCCCATAGCGGAGCGAAAAATTGCGATTATTTTAGCCAATTACCCCACGGATAATGGCCGCATTGCTAATGGGGTGGGTTTGGATACCCCCGCCAGTTGTGTGCAGGTGTGGCAAGCCCTTTTTCAGGCCGGTTATAGGGTGCCGCCGCCCTTAGAAAATGGCGATGAATTGATTCAAATTCTAACTCGTTTTCGTACCAATGACCCCGAATCCCAGAGTCGTGCTTTTTGCGAATCTGTTTCGCTTCAAAAGTATCATCAATGGTTAAAAACTGTCCCCCAATACGAGGCGATTGTGAATCGTTGGGGGTTACCCGATAGGATTGCAGAACAGGGGCTAATTCCCATCTATGGACAATGTTGGGGTAATTTATTGATTGGCATTCAACCCAGTCGGGGTTATGACCACGACCCCAGTTTGAATTATCACAGCCCTGACCTAGAACCCACCCACCATTATTTAGCATTTTATTATTGGTTGCGTTATGAATTTCAAGCCCATGCGGTGATTCATTTGGGGAAACATGGCACCTTGGAATGGCTACCCGGCAAAAGTGTGGCTTTATCCTGCGATTGTTACCCGGAAATTGCTTTGGGAACGTTACCGAATTTCTATCCTTTTATTGTCAATGATCCAGGCGAAGGTACCCAAGCCAAACGACGTGCCCAAGCGGTGATTATTGACCACTTGACCCCCCCCCTGACCCGGGCGGAATTGTATGGCTCATTACTGGAGTTAGAAACTTTAGTAGATGAGTATTACCAAGCCCAAGCCCTTGACCCAGAGCGGTTACCCTGGATTAGCCAGCGCTTGCAACGCTTAATTCATACCCATCATCTGGAACCGGAATTAAAATTAAATCATAAAAGTGGTGAAATTCCAGAAATTATCCCCGTACTGGATACTTACTTATGTGAATTAAAGGAGTCTCAAATTCGGGGGGGATTGCATATTTTAGGTACTTGTCCTGAGGGGGAATTGCTTCGAGACTTACTGATTGCCATCAGTCGCTATCCGGGTGCCAATCGGCTCGGTTTAACCCAGGCGATTGCCCAGGATTGGGGGTGGGATTTTGACCCCTTAGACCTGTCCGCATCCGAGACTAGCTAA
- a CDS encoding DUF1232 domain-containing protein → MNPLAGFYRWYRDTLRYSPYRWLLLLGSLVYLISPLDLAPDVLPFLGWIDDGILIAILVGELSYFFNGKPKPPPAKPGDGPVVDVSAQEIDEDS, encoded by the coding sequence GTGAATCCCCTCGCTGGTTTTTACCGTTGGTACCGTGACACCCTGCGTTATTCGCCCTACCGGTGGTTGCTTCTGCTGGGTTCGCTGGTGTATTTGATTAGCCCCCTGGACTTAGCTCCCGATGTGTTGCCCTTTTTGGGGTGGATTGATGACGGGATTTTGATTGCCATTTTGGTAGGGGAATTGAGCTATTTCTTCAACGGTAAACCCAAACCACCCCCAGCAAAACCAGGGGATGGGCCGGTGGTGGACGTGTCTGCCCAGGAAATTGACGAGGATAGTTGA
- a CDS encoding NADAR family protein, with the protein MAVGFPAMTIYFYQVDQPYGVFSNFSPHPITLDGYRWPTVEHYYQAQKFVGTRDAALVAKIRELPHPMLAAQTGRNPRYQRRPDWEQVKCNVMLKAVQCKFFSHPELAQMLLQTGTAALVENSPIDTYWGCGPNGTGCNHLGQILMQVRQELASCPAHPLLNH; encoded by the coding sequence ATGGCGGTTGGCTTCCCAGCGATGACCATTTATTTTTATCAGGTGGATCAACCCTACGGGGTTTTTTCTAATTTTTCACCCCACCCCATCACCCTGGATGGCTACCGTTGGCCGACGGTGGAACATTATTATCAAGCGCAAAAATTTGTGGGCACTCGGGATGCGGCTTTAGTGGCAAAAATCCGGGAATTGCCTCACCCGATGCTGGCGGCACAAACCGGGCGCAATCCCCGCTACCAAAGACGACCGGATTGGGAACAGGTAAAATGTAATGTTATGCTTAAAGCAGTACAATGTAAGTTTTTTAGCCATCCCGAATTGGCACAAATGTTATTACAAACGGGGACGGCGGCCCTGGTGGAAAATTCACCGATTGATACCTACTGGGGTTGTGGCCCGAACGGTACGGGATGCAATCATTTGGGGCAGATTTTGATGCAGGTGCGGCAGGAGTTGGCTAGCTGTCCGGCGCACCCGCTGTTGAACCATTGA
- a CDS encoding glycosyltransferase family 2 protein: MFFSVIIPTYNRRPILAKALLALENQNWEAQYEVIVVDDGSTDDTLAWLTAHRPQLSHVTWVQQHHQGPAAARNLGVAQAQGDTIVFIDSDLVVTPVFLRSHGEKLQAAYAKLGHQKCFTYGRVVNTANFEEPTSEPFKITDRSRAFFATGNVAIAKSWLELAGGFDADFQFYGWEDLELGVRLKSMGLILIPCPSAVGYHWHPPFELKHIPSLIDKEIQRAKMGVLFYQKHPTWEVRLMIQMTWLHRVLWAVLSLGGQLNEHTLAPLMQRLIDRGQSQWAWEISRIFLNQYNVRAVYAAYQEWRLASQR; encoded by the coding sequence GTGTTTTTTAGCGTCATTATTCCCACCTACAACCGGCGGCCAATTTTGGCAAAAGCCTTGCTTGCCTTGGAAAACCAAAACTGGGAAGCGCAGTACGAAGTAATCGTTGTAGATGATGGTTCCACCGATGATACCCTGGCGTGGCTGACGGCACACCGTCCCCAGCTATCCCACGTGACCTGGGTACAACAGCACCACCAAGGACCCGCCGCCGCCCGCAATCTGGGGGTAGCACAGGCGCAGGGGGACACGATTGTATTTATTGACAGTGATTTGGTGGTAACGCCGGTATTTTTGCGTTCTCACGGGGAAAAATTGCAGGCGGCCTACGCAAAATTGGGTCACCAAAAATGTTTCACCTATGGACGGGTGGTCAATACGGCCAACTTTGAGGAACCCACGAGCGAACCCTTCAAAATTACCGATCGGTCACGGGCATTTTTCGCTACGGGCAATGTGGCAATTGCCAAATCATGGCTAGAATTGGCGGGGGGGTTTGATGCGGATTTTCAATTTTATGGCTGGGAAGATTTGGAACTAGGGGTGCGGCTCAAAAGCATGGGATTAATCCTGATTCCTTGTCCATCGGCAGTCGGTTATCATTGGCATCCCCCCTTTGAATTGAAACATATTCCCAGTTTAATTGATAAGGAAATTCAACGGGCGAAAATGGGGGTTTTATTCTACCAAAAACACCCCACCTGGGAAGTGCGTCTAATGATTCAAATGACCTGGTTGCATCGGGTTTTGTGGGCGGTTTTGTCCTTGGGGGGACAACTCAATGAACATACCCTCGCCCCCTTGATGCAACGGCTGATTGACCGAGGCCAATCCCAATGGGCATGGGAAATTTCTCGTATTTTTCTCAATCAGTACAATGTGCGGGCGGTTTATGCCGCTTACCAGGAATGGCGGTTGGCTTCCCAGCGATGA
- a CDS encoding glycosyltransferase family 61 protein yields MIKINAKIRHNLWRPLRRFYTRMFLNLWGQIPAKNYWESAQIYQAHECQKKTTGLGYQIVIPAHQETIMPPWTIGGVGPPTYQQTQFHIPDAYCYQIPHGRIASPYGDVIAPDGKLIYDGSKESGRQPQERSVCTLKFPRAQVIKQTVGVIAGVKGGSNYYHLLVDVLPRIYLLKQSPFWSEIELFYMNQFLPGLTKLKPLLSLVGVPEKAIFWTDAYGHIQAQSVVATSLTGLPGMSYFKPRWVFEFLRSTYLPQAQVPATPRPKLYISRSRASFRRVLNEAEVLDYLMPLGYQPVWLEDLSFPEQVGLFQQAESIIAPHGAGLANLIWCQPGAKMIEVFSPEYLPECYWVIANQMGLAYGYLLGQKQLNQWHILSAQEIRNHHIWVDMVELAAAVAWLTSG; encoded by the coding sequence ATGATCAAAATTAACGCAAAAATTCGTCACAATCTATGGCGACCGCTCCGGCGATTTTACACCCGAATGTTCTTAAATTTATGGGGGCAAATTCCTGCCAAAAATTATTGGGAATCGGCGCAAATTTACCAAGCGCACGAATGTCAAAAAAAAACAACCGGTCTGGGGTATCAAATAGTAATTCCCGCCCATCAGGAAACGATTATGCCTCCTTGGACAATCGGGGGGGTAGGGCCGCCAACCTATCAACAAACGCAATTTCACATACCCGATGCCTATTGTTATCAAATTCCCCACGGACGCATCGCCAGTCCCTACGGGGATGTGATTGCCCCGGACGGGAAACTGATCTACGACGGCTCCAAAGAATCGGGGCGACAACCCCAGGAACGCTCGGTATGTACCTTAAAATTTCCGAGGGCACAGGTGATCAAGCAGACCGTTGGGGTGATTGCGGGGGTCAAAGGTGGGTCGAATTATTATCATTTGTTGGTGGATGTCCTGCCCAGAATTTACCTGCTGAAACAATCGCCATTTTGGTCAGAAATCGAACTATTTTATATGAATCAATTTTTGCCGGGATTAACAAAACTAAAACCACTTTTAAGTCTGGTAGGTGTACCCGAAAAAGCAATTTTTTGGACGGATGCCTACGGTCATATTCAAGCGCAATCCGTGGTGGCTACTTCTTTGACGGGTTTGCCGGGAATGTCCTATTTCAAACCCCGTTGGGTCTTTGAGTTTTTGCGCTCCACCTATTTGCCCCAGGCGCAAGTTCCCGCTACCCCCCGGCCTAAACTTTATATCAGTCGTTCCCGGGCGAGTTTCCGGCGGGTCTTGAATGAGGCTGAGGTGTTGGATTATCTCATGCCCTTGGGTTATCAACCGGTGTGGTTGGAGGATTTAAGTTTCCCGGAACAGGTGGGTTTATTTCAGCAAGCGGAGTCTATTATTGCCCCTCACGGTGCCGGATTAGCCAATTTGATTTGGTGTCAACCGGGGGCAAAAATGATCGAGGTTTTTTCGCCGGAATATCTCCCGGAATGCTATTGGGTGATTGCCAACCAAATGGGCTTGGCCTACGGATATTTACTGGGGCAAAAGCAATTAAATCAATGGCATATTTTATCCGCCCAGGAGATCAGAAATCATCATATTTGGGTGGATATGGTGGAGTTGGCCGCGGCGGTGGCATGGCTGACTTCTGGTTAG
- a CDS encoding pentapeptide repeat-containing protein, which yields MAAASLGVTDVLLAYESGRRRFEGVNLSFADLSQRDLRGVDFSDGILVGVNFQAADLGGAKFHRANLSGANFSHANLTGAVFDQADLVRADFTQARLGGARLVEADLAASCLQGADFTGATLQQARCHGTNWREAVGIGADLRDTQLVGADLAGTDLRGADLSHSHCQQAHLLGTDLSGANLSGANFYQAHWAEVVLDWANLAQAIMPDGQLGQ from the coding sequence ATGGCCGCAGCCAGCCTCGGTGTGACGGATGTTTTGCTCGCCTACGAGTCGGGTCGCCGCCGTTTTGAGGGGGTGAATTTGAGCTTTGCTGACCTGTCGCAACGGGATTTGCGGGGGGTGGATTTCAGCGATGGCATTTTGGTGGGGGTGAATTTCCAGGCCGCTGACCTGGGGGGAGCCAAATTTCACCGGGCGAATCTGAGTGGTGCCAATTTTAGCCACGCCAATCTCACCGGGGCGGTGTTTGACCAGGCCGACCTGGTGCGGGCGGATTTTACCCAGGCGCGGTTGGGGGGTGCCCGGTTGGTGGAAGCGGATTTGGCGGCCAGTTGTTTGCAGGGAGCGGATTTCACCGGCGCCACCCTCCAGCAAGCCCGCTGTCATGGCACCAATTGGCGCGAAGCGGTGGGCATTGGGGCGGATTTGCGGGATACCCAGTTGGTGGGGGCGGACTTGGCGGGGACGGATTTGCGTGGGGCAGACCTGAGCCATAGCCATTGTCAACAGGCGCATTTATTGGGAACGGATTTGAGTGGTGCCAACCTGTCCGGGGCAAATTTCTACCAAGCCCATTGGGCAGAAGTCGTCCTGGATTGGGCAAATTTAGCCCAGGCGATCATGCCGGATGGACAACTGGGGCAGTAG
- a CDS encoding metallophosphoesterase family protein, translating into MPALVCRFAVLSDPHITTPETHRHYPHRLHRLEYSIPILETTLERLAQQSLDFLLIPGDLTQHGEPANHAWLAHRLSQLPFPSYVIPGNHDIPPDPGAIAAAEFPRYYRQQGYRHTDELYYAQEIAPGVGLIGLNSNQFDAQGNLIGRIDAQQWQWLETVLEAQFWPHTLVMVHHNICEHLPNQSRSILGQRYLLENRLELQQLLKKHGIHLVFTGHLHVQDIAEEDDFFDVTTGSLVSYPHAYRLLTWQDNRLHITTERVTALAAVPNLLQEARLWMEQRSPQFIVHLLTHPPLNLPVEEAQALAPRLGHFWPDIAWGDAHFFLPDLPSPVREFFEACSDRSPGDNQAVLPLPTRKLWPQPASV; encoded by the coding sequence ATGCCTGCTTTGGTGTGCCGTTTTGCCGTTTTGAGTGACCCCCACATCACCACCCCGGAGACGCACCGGCATTATCCCCATCGCCTGCACCGCCTGGAGTACAGCATTCCCATCCTCGAAACCACCCTGGAACGGCTGGCGCAGCAGTCTTTGGATTTTTTGCTCATCCCCGGCGACCTCACCCAGCACGGGGAACCGGCCAATCACGCCTGGCTAGCCCACCGTCTGAGCCAACTGCCCTTTCCCAGCTATGTGATTCCGGGGAACCATGATATTCCCCCCGACCCAGGGGCGATTGCCGCCGCTGAATTTCCCCGGTATTACCGCCAGCAGGGCTATCGCCACACAGATGAGCTGTACTATGCCCAGGAAATTGCGCCGGGGGTGGGGTTGATTGGCTTAAATTCCAATCAATTTGATGCCCAAGGAAACCTGATCGGTCGGATTGATGCCCAGCAATGGCAATGGCTAGAAACGGTTCTGGAAGCGCAATTTTGGCCGCATACTTTGGTGATGGTGCATCATAATATCTGCGAACATTTGCCCAACCAATCCCGGAGTATTTTGGGGCAACGCTATCTTTTGGAAAATCGCCTAGAATTGCAACAGTTATTAAAAAAGCATGGGATTCACTTGGTATTTACCGGCCACTTGCATGTGCAGGATATTGCCGAGGAAGATGATTTTTTTGATGTGACCACGGGTTCTTTGGTGAGTTATCCCCACGCCTACCGGTTGTTGACCTGGCAGGACAATCGTCTGCACATTACCACGGAACGGGTGACGGCTTTGGCGGCGGTGCCGAATTTGCTCCAGGAAGCCCGGCTGTGGATGGAGCAACGTTCCCCCCAGTTTATTGTGCATTTGTTGACCCACCCGCCCCTGAATTTACCGGTGGAGGAGGCGCAGGCGTTGGCACCCCGTTTGGGGCATTTTTGGCCGGATATTGCCTGGGGGGATGCCCACTTTTTCTTGCCGGATTTGCCCTCGCCGGTGCGGGAGTTTTTTGAAGCCTGTAGCGACCGTTCGCCTGGGGATAATCAGGCGGTTTTACCCTTACCCACTCGCAAATTATGGCCGCAGCCAGCCTCGGTGTGA
- a CDS encoding cation:proton antiporter has protein sequence MEADLRLIVDLVIVLATALGGGLLASALKQPPLLGYILAGVVIGPAGLAGIREVVQVETLAQFGVTLLLFSLGVEFSLGKLRRVGAIALGGGLLQMGLTIGLTAYAVSATGWLSPRAGVVLGTILALSSTAVALKSLAETGQTESLAGQAMLGILIVQDLAVGLILAVLPALSATWDDLGLALGLALVKLLGFSVGALALGRWGVPPLLRFLAQRESRELFLLGVICLCVGIALFTQKLGLSSEMGAFVAGVMIADVEYADQTLAYVEPLRDVFGALFFASIGMLIDPQFILAHAPLIAGLVLLVMVGKFLVVVPVTRLFGYSWPMAVLVGCGLSQIGEFSFILATAGQGLGLISRHIYLLVVGTTAITLLVSPVLLQWVGHLLERWQMAGEPESLKVVSLFRDHLVICGYGQIGQDVAQIVAAHGGSLLILEQSERAIAQVRRRELTYLPGDATSWSILHRANLSQARAMVITIPDLASIRLCLKRALQLAGDLEIIVCAPRKEYIDALYRLGATKVIHPDFEASLGLSSHLLTQLGVPLEQIQLELAEIRNHHYQDLSLAEAVCLLPITPPSLSSAS, from the coding sequence GTGGAAGCAGATTTGCGCCTGATTGTGGATTTGGTGATTGTGCTGGCCACGGCCCTGGGGGGGGGACTGCTGGCTTCCGCCCTTAAACAACCCCCCCTGCTGGGATACATTCTGGCCGGGGTGGTCATCGGCCCAGCGGGGTTGGCGGGTATTCGAGAAGTGGTACAGGTGGAAACCCTGGCTCAGTTTGGGGTCACCCTCCTGCTGTTTTCCCTGGGGGTGGAATTTTCCCTGGGTAAACTCCGCCGGGTGGGAGCCATTGCCCTGGGCGGGGGGCTGTTGCAGATGGGTTTGACCATTGGCCTGACCGCCTATGCCGTCTCCGCAACGGGTTGGCTATCCCCAAGGGCGGGGGTGGTTTTGGGCACCATTTTGGCCTTGTCCTCAACGGCGGTAGCCCTGAAATCCTTGGCGGAAACCGGGCAAACCGAAAGTCTGGCGGGGCAGGCGATGCTGGGAATTTTGATCGTGCAGGATTTGGCCGTGGGGTTGATTCTGGCGGTTTTGCCCGCACTGAGCGCCACCTGGGATGATTTGGGGTTGGCCTTGGGGCTGGCCTTGGTAAAATTGCTGGGCTTTAGTGTGGGGGCGTTGGCCTTGGGGCGGTGGGGGGTGCCGCCACTATTGCGGTTTTTGGCGCAACGAGAGAGCCGGGAATTGTTTTTGTTGGGGGTGATTTGCCTGTGTGTGGGAATTGCCCTATTCACCCAAAAGCTAGGCTTATCCAGTGAAATGGGGGCATTTGTGGCGGGGGTAATGATTGCCGATGTGGAATATGCGGATCAAACCTTGGCTTATGTGGAACCCCTGCGGGATGTGTTTGGGGCTTTATTTTTCGCCAGTATTGGGATGTTGATTGACCCGCAGTTTATTTTGGCCCATGCGCCCCTGATTGCCGGGTTGGTGTTGTTGGTCATGGTGGGGAAATTTTTGGTGGTGGTGCCGGTCACCCGTTTGTTTGGTTATTCCTGGCCGATGGCGGTGCTGGTGGGTTGTGGTTTGAGTCAGATTGGGGAATTTTCCTTTATTTTGGCGACGGCGGGGCAGGGTTTGGGGTTGATTTCCCGTCATATCTATTTGCTGGTGGTGGGGACGACGGCGATTACTTTGCTGGTGAGTCCGGTGCTGTTGCAGTGGGTGGGGCACCTCCTAGAACGCTGGCAAATGGCCGGGGAACCGGAGTCTCTGAAGGTTGTCTCCCTGTTTCGGGACCACTTGGTCATCTGTGGTTATGGGCAGATTGGGCAGGATGTGGCGCAGATTGTGGCGGCGCACGGGGGTTCTCTGTTGATCTTGGAGCAATCGGAGCGGGCGATTGCCCAGGTGCGGCGGCGGGAACTGACCTACCTTCCGGGGGATGCCACCTCCTGGAGCATCCTGCACCGGGCGAATTTATCCCAGGCGCGGGCGATGGTGATTACCATACCGGATTTGGCGAGTATTCGCCTGTGCCTGAAGCGGGCGTTGCAGTTGGCGGGGGATTTGGAAATTATTGTCTGTGCCCCCCGCAAAGAATATATTGATGCGCTGTATCGCCTGGGGGCGACCAAGGTGATTCATCCCGATTTTGAAGCTAGTTTGGGCTTGAGTAGCCATTTGCTGACCCAGTTGGGGGTGCCTTTGGAGCAAATTCAGCTCGAATTGGCCGAAATTCGCAACCACCATTACCAGGATTTGAGCTTGGCGGAAGCGGTGTGTTTATTACCCATTACGCCGCCGTCCCTGTCCTCAGCGAGTTAG
- a CDS encoding FtsW/RodA/SpoVE family cell cycle protein, producing MVNTVRRWFFPFADPEVADWSLSARWLQRLTFLWLAVGLVILFSASFPVSVADHGDGFYYIKRQVAWAGLGVLGYGAMLRVPLKWWWQGAGPGLLLCLVLMGLTLSHGTEVNEASRWLALGPLLIQPSELVKPFLIVQSSRLFANWFHLPWLARWLWLGVFGLVVGMILLQPNLSMAGLTGMTLWVLALVAGLPWFYLLTTAMGGMGIAGISLLLKDYQRRRVVSFLNPWADRLGHGYQLVQSLLAVGSGGIWGTGLGLSQQKLFFLPIQHTDFIFAVFAEELGLVGGLLLLGFLLVYASLGLRVAMGAEAQPGLRLVALGATVLLVGQSLLNLGVATGVLPTTGLPLPFFSYGGNSLVASFLLAGLLVRVARETQRGTVIPWPQG from the coding sequence ATGGTGAATACGGTACGGCGGTGGTTTTTCCCGTTTGCTGACCCGGAGGTGGCGGATTGGTCGCTGTCTGCCCGTTGGTTGCAAAGACTGACGTTTCTTTGGTTGGCGGTGGGCTTGGTGATTTTATTTTCGGCTTCGTTTCCGGTGAGTGTGGCGGATCATGGGGATGGGTTTTATTACATCAAGCGGCAGGTGGCTTGGGCGGGGTTGGGGGTGCTGGGCTATGGGGCGATGTTGCGGGTGCCGCTGAAATGGTGGTGGCAGGGGGCGGGGCCGGGATTATTGCTGTGTTTGGTGTTGATGGGGTTGACCTTATCCCACGGGACGGAGGTGAATGAGGCGAGTCGCTGGTTGGCCTTGGGGCCGTTGTTGATCCAGCCGTCGGAGTTGGTGAAGCCGTTTTTGATTGTGCAGAGCAGTCGGTTGTTTGCCAATTGGTTTCATTTGCCCTGGCTGGCTCGCTGGCTGTGGTTGGGGGTGTTTGGGTTGGTGGTGGGGATGATTTTGCTCCAGCCCAATTTGAGTATGGCGGGGCTGACGGGGATGACCCTGTGGGTATTGGCGTTGGTGGCGGGTCTGCCGTGGTTTTATTTGCTGACAACGGCGATGGGGGGGATGGGCATTGCGGGGATTAGTTTGTTGTTGAAGGATTATCAACGGCGGCGGGTGGTGTCGTTTCTGAATCCCTGGGCGGACCGGTTGGGGCATGGGTATCAGTTGGTGCAAAGTCTGTTGGCGGTGGGTTCGGGGGGGATTTGGGGGACGGGGTTGGGGTTGTCTCAACAGAAGTTGTTTTTCCTACCGATTCAGCATACGGATTTTATTTTTGCGGTGTTTGCGGAGGAGTTGGGGTTGGTGGGGGGTCTGTTGCTGTTGGGATTTTTGTTGGTCTATGCCAGTCTGGGTCTGCGGGTGGCGATGGGGGCGGAAGCCCAGCCGGGACTGCGGTTGGTGGCCTTGGGGGCAACGGTGTTGTTGGTGGGGCAGTCGTTGTTGAATCTGGGGGTGGCGACGGGGGTTTTGCCTACTACCGGGTTACCGTTACCGTTTTTTAGCTATGGGGGAAATTCGCTGGTGGCGAGCTTTTTGCTGGCGGGGTTGTTGGTGCGGGTGGCGCGGGAAACCCAACGGGGGACGGTGATTCCCTGGCCGCAGGGTTAA